One Raphanus sativus cultivar WK10039 unplaced genomic scaffold, ASM80110v3 Scaffold1818, whole genome shotgun sequence genomic region harbors:
- the LOC108815326 gene encoding E3 ubiquitin-protein ligase SINA-like 2, whose protein sequence is MKEMNAEQDFTGEASTSHHQKRQRRLPSTVEEEEKVGDVTEARSRTMFDLDLLDCPVCFHALTNPIFQCDNGHIACSSCCLKLRSKCPACALPIGNYRCRIMERVVEAIIVPCPNSKHGCTEKFSYGKEIAHEKECGFALCYCPTPNCKYTGVYRELYSHYYANHKDEDLWNCFVCGRSSGAWISTREKILILQESSDGPLVVLQCFNEPQGMYVTVNCIAPSAPGVGRFSYHLSYTDGDATMTFALEEMNRIQKVSWETPEKDFMLVPYYIVGQKAWLKMVICIRRLEEEKEVEEDESEDEAEEE, encoded by the exons ATGAAAGAGATGAACGCCGAGCAAGACTTCACTGGAGAAGCGTCAACCAGTCACCACCAAAAGAGGCAACGAAGACTTCCCTCCactgttgaagaagaagaaaaagtagGCGATGTAACGGAGGCACGATCGCGGACTATGTTTGATTTGGATCTTCTGGACTGTCCCGTTTGCTTCCATGCACTGACAAATCCTATCTTTCAG TGTGACAATGGACACATAGCTTGTTCGTCTTGCTGTCTCAAACTGAGGAGCAAATGTCCTGCCTGCGCTTTACCCATCGGTAACTACCGATGCAGAATCATGGAGAGAGTTGTGGAAGCAATCATTGTTCCTTGCCCAAACTCAAAACATGGTTGCACCGAGAAGTTCTCTTATGGTAAAGAAATAGCCCATGAAAAGGAATGTGGTTTCGCTCTGTGCTACTGTCCTACACCAAACTGCAAATACACTGGCGTGTACAGGGAACTCTACAGTCACTACTATGCTAACCACAAGGACGAGGACTTGTGGAATTGTTTCGTGTGTGGCCGTTCCAGTGGCGCATGGATATCCACAAGGGAGAAGATTTTAATCCTTCAGGAATCTAGTGATGGTCCATTGGTTGTGCTCCAGTGTTTCAATGAACCACAAGGAATGTACGTAACTGTGAACTGCATAGCACCTTCTGCTCCAGGAGTTGGGAGATTCTCCTATCATCTTTCCTACACGGATGGAGACGCAACTATGACGTTTGCGTTAGAGGAGATGAATAGGATTCAGAAAGTGAGCTGGGAAACTCCTGAGAAGGACTTCATGTTAGTTCCTTACTATATCGTGGGTCAGAAGGCTTGGTTGAAGATGGTTATTTGCATCCGCCGgctagaagaagaaaaagaagttgAAGAGGATGAAAGTGAAGATGAAGCTGAAGAGGAgtaa
- the LOC108830405 gene encoding E3 ubiquitin-protein ligase SINA-like 2: MVKKTNAEKAVAGEASSSSSSRRKRQRLPSVAEDEGRGVTASVDEDEVITPEARSGTLLDLDLLDCPVCLEALTKHVFQCDNGHIACSSCCLKLRNKCPACALPIGNNRCRIVERIVELVTVPCPNSKHGCTEKFSYGKESAHEEECGFALCYCPAPDCNFAGVYKDLYSHYDADHKDTTRRFVCGTPHHTYLAPGPGPKISVLQEYRVGPLVVVQCFEGAQGMSLTVNCIAPSAPGVGKFSFDLTHSLGRQTVTFGSTEMNRIQRVSLETPEEDFMSIPSYLVSPIMIKNLRICIRRLEQEEDGEEEEEEEKEEEEEEEEASEEDDQEEADEDYDDDEGEADEVDVVNNVRRSTRQKKVNSKYQNKVK; this comes from the exons ATGGTGAAAAAGACGAACGCCGAGAAAGCTGTCGCTGGAGAAGCGtcgagcagcagcagcagccgcCGAAAGAGACAACGGCTTCCTTCCGTTGCTGAAGATGAAGGCAGAGGAGTAACGGCGAGTGTAGACGAAGATGAAGTGATAACTCCGGAGGCACGATCGGGGACGCTGCTCGATTTGGACCTTCTCGATTGTCCCGTTTGCTTGGAAGCACTGACCAAACATGTCTTTCAG TGTGACAACGGACACATAGCTTGTTCGTCTTGCTGTCTCAAACTGAGAAACAAATGCCCCGCCTGCGCTTTGCCCATCGGTAACAACCGATGCAGAATCGTAGAGAGAATCGTCGAATTAGTCACCGTCCCGTGTCCGAACTCAAAACATGGCTGTACGGAGAAGTTCTCTTACGGCAAAGAATCAGCACATGAGGAGGAATGCGGTTTCGCTCTTTGCTACTGCCCTGCACCGGACTGCAACTTCGCTGGTGTGTACAAAGATCTCTACAGTCATTACGATGCTGACCACAAGGATACAACGAGGCGTTTCGTGTGTGGCACTCCCCACCACACATATCTCGCCCCTGGCCCAGGCCCGAAGATTTCAGTCCTTCAGGAATACAGAGTTGGTCCGTTGGTTGTGGTTCAGTGTTTCGAGGGGGCGCAAGGAATGTCTTTGACTGTGAACTGTATAGCTCCGTCTGCTCCAGGAGTTGGGAAGTTTTCCTTTGATTTGACCCACTCTTTGGGACGTCAGACTGTGACGTTTGGATCGACGGAGATGAATAGGATTCAGAGAGTGAGCTTGGAAACTCCTGAGGAAGACTTTATGTCGATTCCTTCCTATTTGGTTTCACCAATTATGATTAAGAACTTGCGTATTTGCATCCGCCGGctagaacaagaagaagatggtgaagaggaagaggaagaggagaaggaagaggaagaagaagaagaagaagctagtgaaGAAGATGaccaagaagaagctgatgaagattatgatgatgatgaaggagaagctgaTGAGGTTGACGTTGTTAACAATGTTCGCAGGTCAACTCGTCAGAAGAAGGTTAACTCCAAATACCAAAACAAAGTCAAGTAA